A stretch of bacterium DNA encodes these proteins:
- a CDS encoding rhomboid family intramembrane serine protease: MFLFFPLRDEYRVKKFPILVLSLILINILIFFYTTFAPEYEQIIQKYGFIPSSFSLKTAFTSMFLHGGILHLGFNMWYLWLLGDNIEDRWGVIPFLLFYLSAGIFSMLLYSALVTEQSANIPTIGASGAIAGVLGVYAILFPKSRITFKYFIWVFLFIMRFGEFKVYAFVWLTFWFLEQALSTLLTVKEITTSSVAFGAHFAGFLYGAIIGLGTKIYQEAKFKENVKLGENMLFKILGSKQFVQRRMEEYGEIESAKSIIKTNIEENRAFAAQQYGNIVKKYNEVTLPEKIQYNVAESLFNIGEQEAAYLACKNFLLNYPFSKFADKALFTIGKLFIVQKEYEKAKYAFLQVVLFYPYSNMYEESKYFLEKKLPPLFQGTA, encoded by the coding sequence ATGTTTCTCTTCTTTCCGTTAAGAGATGAATATAGAGTAAAAAAATTTCCTATACTGGTTTTATCGCTTATATTGATAAATATCCTTATCTTTTTTTATACCACTTTTGCCCCTGAGTATGAACAGATTATTCAAAAATATGGTTTTATCCCATCAAGTTTTTCTCTTAAAACAGCCTTCACTTCAATGTTTCTTCACGGAGGAATATTACACCTTGGATTTAATATGTGGTACCTATGGCTCCTTGGAGACAACATAGAAGACAGGTGGGGTGTAATACCTTTTCTATTATTTTATCTTTCTGCAGGAATATTTTCTATGCTTCTATATTCTGCCCTTGTAACTGAACAATCTGCCAACATACCAACCATAGGAGCCTCTGGAGCTATTGCGGGCGTTTTGGGAGTTTACGCTATCCTTTTTCCAAAAAGCAGAATAACCTTCAAATATTTTATATGGGTATTTCTATTTATAATGCGGTTTGGAGAATTTAAAGTATACGCTTTTGTATGGTTAACATTCTGGTTTCTGGAACAAGCATTATCTACTCTTCTTACTGTTAAAGAAATAACCACCAGTTCTGTTGCATTTGGAGCTCATTTTGCTGGTTTTTTGTACGGCGCAATAATAGGGTTAGGAACAAAAATCTATCAGGAAGCAAAATTTAAAGAGAATGTTAAACTTGGAGAAAATATGTTATTTAAAATTCTTGGTTCAAAACAGTTTGTCCAGAGAAGAATGGAAGAATACGGAGAAATAGAGAGCGCAAAAAGTATTATTAAAACTAATATTGAAGAGAACAGAGCATTTGCTGCCCAACAGTATGGGAATATTGTAAAAAAATATAACGAGGTAACCCTGCCAGAAAAGATACAGTATAATGTAGCAGAGTCTCTTTTTAACATAGGTGAACAAGAAGCAGCTTATCTTGCATGCAAAAATTTTCTGCTCAATTACCCGTTCAGTAAATTTGCAGACAAGGCTCTATTTACAATTGGAAAACTATTTATAGTTCAGAAAGAATACGAGAAAGCAAAGTACGCTTTTCTGCAGGTAGTATTATTTTATCCTTATAGCAATATGTACGAAGAATCTAAGTATTTTCTTGAAAAGAAATTACCTCCTCTATTTCAAGGTACAGCATAA
- a CDS encoding DegT/DnrJ/EryC1/StrS family aminotransferase: MTKLAIDGGVPINKDAFPMWPSFSQKSIDKVSEPLKTGKVNYWTGKVGLEFEAAWAKWNGAKYGLSTTNGTSALHTAIAGLGIGPGDEIICPSYSFIASSFCVLQAGALPVFADVDDSHTLDPKDIEDKINKKTKAIIVVHLYGIVADMDPILEIAKKHNLYVIEDCAQCFGGIYKGKKAGTIGDVGCFSFCQSKHFTTAGEGGAVITDDEDLWWDCQSFRDHGYDVQQRMRLLELEAKLSYVHKRVGFNYRMTEMQSLVGLCELERLDNWNLPNRRRNGRYLIEALKDHPLIITPPLDTEERENAYWWAPFVIDADKLKVTSKQFVDALEKEGVPVYGVQWPEMYKENAYTQRNGFGNLKYPFNDPNARQIDYSKVECKKAKWLSERTISFFTHPVYEIQHMEKCVAAFKKVADAYMK, translated from the coding sequence ATGACAAAATTAGCTATAGACGGTGGTGTTCCTATAAATAAGGATGCTTTTCCTATGTGGCCATCTTTTTCACAGAAATCTATTGACAAAGTATCTGAACCTCTAAAAACAGGAAAAGTAAACTATTGGACTGGTAAAGTTGGGTTAGAATTTGAAGCCGCCTGGGCAAAATGGAACGGTGCAAAATACGGACTTTCAACAACAAACGGAACAAGTGCACTACATACTGCAATAGCAGGGTTAGGTATAGGACCTGGGGATGAGATAATCTGCCCTTCATATTCATTTATTGCTTCTTCTTTCTGTGTGCTACAAGCAGGCGCACTACCAGTATTTGCTGATGTTGATGACTCTCATACTTTGGACCCTAAGGATATAGAAGATAAAATTAACAAAAAAACAAAAGCAATTATAGTGGTCCACCTTTATGGAATAGTAGCAGATATGGACCCAATTCTTGAAATAGCAAAAAAACATAACCTATATGTAATTGAAGATTGTGCACAATGTTTTGGAGGTATATATAAAGGGAAAAAAGCAGGTACTATTGGAGATGTTGGTTGTTTTAGTTTTTGTCAAAGCAAACACTTTACAACAGCAGGAGAAGGTGGAGCTGTAATAACAGATGATGAAGATTTATGGTGGGATTGCCAATCTTTTAGGGACCACGGTTATGATGTGCAACAAAGAATGAGGTTACTTGAATTGGAAGCTAAACTAAGTTATGTACATAAAAGAGTTGGTTTCAATTATAGAATGACAGAAATGCAGTCCTTGGTCGGATTATGCGAGTTAGAACGTCTGGATAACTGGAACCTGCCTAACAGAAGAAGAAATGGAAGATACCTTATAGAAGCGTTAAAAGACCATCCTCTTATCATTACTCCTCCACTTGACACAGAAGAACGTGAAAATGCGTACTGGTGGGCACCTTTTGTAATTGATGCTGATAAACTTAAAGTTACCTCAAAACAGTTTGTAGATGCTTTAGAAAAAGAAGGAGTCCCTGTTTATGGAGTTCAATGGCCAGAAATGTATAAAGAAAATGCATATACACAGAGAAACGGGTTTGGTAATCTGAAATATCCTTTTAATGACCCAAATGCGCGCCAGATTGACTACTCAAAGGTTGAATGTAAAAAAGCAAAATGGTTATCTGAAAGAACAATCTCTTTCTTCACTCACCCTGTATACGAGATACAACATATGGAAAAGTGTGTTGCTGCTTTCAAAAAAGTTGCAGATGCATATATGAAATAA
- a CDS encoding glucosamine-6-phosphate isomerase, which produces MNLINTLKGSLLENFYPKGWDLKKIDDCCSFKPEEIYDRQEWWNKDFTPIACDALEEFNAKMGHEIANEIRITKEANKKLILILPVGPMGMYKWVIYFLKEWGVDCQHVYGFNMDEWSESNGITLPSTNPGAFQNAMENAFYGPLGNLTVPKDQRYFATKDVLPQYPVKISELKNEGAKLVVIFGIGRVFHIAFWEPHFAAEFSSVEEWKKESFRIGAKLHPLTIEQNAITSFKSRSTLVPAYANTIGPGIFLKADKIIGGADGTLGRGMMWQGMSLWVTLRYGPNMWIPSSFMPELPGKLFFLKELAGPLSPECN; this is translated from the coding sequence ATGAATTTAATAAATACTTTAAAAGGTTCATTACTTGAAAATTTTTATCCAAAAGGATGGGACCTTAAAAAGATTGATGACTGTTGTAGTTTTAAACCAGAAGAGATTTATGATAGACAGGAATGGTGGAACAAAGATTTTACTCCAATTGCTTGTGATGCTCTCGAAGAGTTTAATGCGAAGATGGGCCACGAGATAGCCAACGAAATACGTATAACAAAAGAAGCAAACAAGAAATTGATACTTATACTTCCAGTAGGTCCAATGGGTATGTATAAATGGGTAATATATTTTTTAAAAGAGTGGGGTGTTGATTGCCAACACGTATATGGTTTTAATATGGATGAATGGAGCGAAAGTAATGGTATAACCCTTCCTTCTACAAACCCAGGTGCTTTCCAGAATGCTATGGAGAATGCTTTTTATGGTCCTCTCGGCAACTTGACAGTACCAAAAGACCAACGGTATTTTGCAACCAAAGATGTGTTACCGCAGTACCCTGTTAAAATATCAGAATTAAAGAATGAAGGTGCTAAACTTGTGGTAATTTTTGGTATTGGTAGGGTTTTTCATATAGCCTTTTGGGAACCTCATTTTGCTGCAGAATTTTCATCAGTTGAAGAATGGAAGAAAGAAAGTTTTAGGATAGGAGCAAAACTTCATCCTTTGACAATTGAGCAGAATGCAATAACAAGTTTTAAAAGTAGATCTACTCTTGTTCCAGCTTATGCTAACACAATAGGACCAGGTATTTTCTTAAAAGCAGACAAAATTATAGGCGGAGCAGACGGAACTCTCGGTAGAGGGATGATGTGGCAAGGGATGAGTTTGTGGGTAACTCTAAGATATGGACCAAATATGTGGATACCAAGCAGTTTTATGCCTGAATTACCAGGAAAACTGTTCTTCTTAAAAGAGCTTGCAGGTCCTCTTTCCCCTGAATGTAATTAA
- a CDS encoding PIG-L family deacetylase produces MRILAVGAHPDDIEILCGGTLAKYSKEGNDIIMAYLCSGCLGGKDVVPEELAKIRAQEARDSANIIGAEVLGPITGDLDLYPTKEMRVKVVDIIRQAKPDIIITHSTKDYLPDHVITGQIVFDAAFTATLPLYKTDFPAYEKITPIYSMDTLTGLQFEPDLFVDITDFFEIKRKMLLSHKSQHKWLEGHHQSDAVGIIEKMAGFRGLQCGVMYAEAFQKIKVWGRIFPEDLK; encoded by the coding sequence ATGAGGATATTGGCTGTTGGAGCTCATCCTGATGATATAGAGATTCTTTGTGGAGGAACACTTGCAAAGTATTCAAAGGAAGGAAACGACATTATTATGGCGTATCTTTGTAGCGGTTGCCTTGGAGGGAAGGATGTTGTTCCTGAGGAACTTGCAAAAATAAGAGCCCAAGAGGCAAGAGATTCTGCAAATATTATAGGTGCAGAAGTGCTTGGACCTATTACCGGAGACCTTGATCTTTATCCTACCAAAGAGATGAGGGTGAAAGTTGTTGATATTATTAGACAAGCAAAACCAGATATTATTATCACCCATAGTACTAAAGATTATCTACCTGACCATGTTATTACTGGTCAGATTGTTTTTGATGCAGCTTTTACCGCAACCTTACCTTTGTATAAAACAGATTTTCCTGCTTATGAAAAGATTACTCCCATCTATAGTATGGATACATTAACAGGACTTCAATTTGAGCCTGATTTATTTGTTGATATCACAGATTTTTTTGAAATAAAAAGAAAAATGCTTCTTTCACATAAGAGTCAACATAAATGGCTTGAAGGTCATCACCAGTCAGATGCTGTAGGGATTATAGAGAAGATGGCAGGGTTTAGAGGGCTACAATGTGGGGTGATGTATGCGGAGGCTTTCCAAAAAATTAAGGTATGGGGAAGAATTTTTCCTGAAGACTTAAAATAA
- the uvrB gene encoding excinuclease ABC subunit UvrB, producing MMNRLKLVSKYAPSGDQPQAIAKLLDNLNKGEREQILLGVTGSGKTFTMANIIGKTNRPALVISHNKTLAAQLYSEFREFFPENRVRYFVSYYDYYQPEAYIPATDTYIEKDASINQDIDRLRLAATSSILSAKDVVTVASVSCIYPIGNPEDHKSMMLHLSLGKEIGRKTILRRLVETQYERNEFELTRGKFRVRGNTIEVIPSYEEFAIRIGLIGDKIVKLEKFDPFTGEFFGSDKEIFIYPAKHFVTPAEKMDIAKENIKKELKEQLNYFKKEGKLLEAERLEMRTLNDLDMLEELGYCHGIENYSRHLSGRASGERPEVLLDYFPDDYLIFIDESHVTIPQLKGMFYGDRSRKETLVKFGFRLPSALDNRPLMFSEFEQIVKQVIYVSATPGKYELEKCKVEKLGAQSKLIAEQVIRPTGLIDPPITVLPTKNQIEDLLGRIKAKTEKKQRTLVITVSKNLAEEISEYLKSFNVKVHYLHYEIDTLERVDILQKLREAKFDVLVGINLLREGLDLPEVSLVAILDADKEGFLRSTTSLIQISGRAARSVDGEVVMYADRITDAMSMAISETERRRKKQIEYNTVNNIVPQSIEKPIYKSVTEIISGKTEKKSSVISENDELFYGKNLFQTLNRLEKKMMSAAKKLDFEEAIFYREKIKKLKKEK from the coding sequence ATTATGAATAGATTGAAACTTGTATCAAAATATGCCCCATCTGGCGACCAACCGCAAGCTATAGCAAAATTGCTTGATAACCTTAATAAAGGTGAACGGGAACAAATTCTGCTTGGAGTGACAGGTAGTGGTAAAACTTTCACTATGGCTAATATAATAGGAAAGACTAACCGTCCAGCTCTTGTTATATCCCACAACAAAACGCTTGCAGCACAGTTGTATAGCGAATTCCGAGAGTTTTTTCCAGAAAACAGGGTGCGGTATTTTGTAAGTTATTATGATTATTATCAACCAGAAGCATATATCCCTGCAACCGATACCTATATTGAAAAAGATGCTTCAATAAACCAAGATATAGATAGGTTAAGACTTGCTGCAACAAGTTCAATCCTTTCAGCCAAAGACGTTGTCACTGTTGCCAGTGTGTCTTGTATTTACCCGATAGGCAACCCAGAAGACCATAAAAGTATGATGCTCCACCTTTCTCTCGGCAAGGAAATTGGAAGAAAAACTATTTTAAGGAGACTTGTTGAGACCCAGTACGAAAGAAATGAGTTTGAACTTACAAGAGGAAAATTCCGAGTTAGAGGTAACACCATAGAAGTTATCCCTTCTTATGAGGAGTTTGCTATAAGAATAGGGCTAATAGGTGACAAAATTGTTAAGTTAGAAAAGTTTGACCCTTTCACAGGAGAGTTTTTTGGTTCAGACAAAGAGATTTTTATATACCCTGCAAAACATTTTGTAACACCAGCAGAAAAAATGGATATAGCAAAAGAGAATATAAAAAAAGAACTGAAAGAACAACTCAATTACTTTAAAAAAGAGGGCAAGTTGCTTGAAGCAGAAAGACTTGAAATGCGTACTTTAAACGACCTTGATATGCTTGAAGAGTTAGGGTACTGCCACGGCATAGAAAATTACAGCAGACATCTCTCTGGAAGAGCCTCTGGGGAAAGACCTGAGGTTCTACTTGACTATTTTCCTGACGATTATCTTATCTTTATTGATGAATCACACGTTACAATACCTCAGTTAAAAGGTATGTTCTACGGAGATAGGTCAAGAAAAGAGACACTTGTTAAATTCGGTTTTAGGTTACCCTCAGCGTTAGATAATAGACCTCTTATGTTTAGCGAGTTTGAGCAAATAGTCAAACAAGTTATATATGTTTCTGCTACTCCAGGAAAGTATGAACTGGAAAAATGCAAAGTGGAAAAATTGGGTGCTCAATCAAAACTGATAGCCGAACAAGTTATAAGACCAACTGGGCTTATAGACCCACCAATAACTGTGTTACCAACAAAAAACCAGATTGAAGACTTGCTTGGAAGAATAAAAGCTAAAACTGAAAAAAAACAACGAACTCTTGTTATTACAGTTAGTAAAAATCTTGCAGAAGAGATATCAGAGTACCTTAAAAGTTTCAATGTTAAGGTGCATTACCTTCATTACGAGATTGATACTCTCGAAAGAGTAGATATTCTTCAAAAACTTAGAGAAGCAAAATTTGATGTTCTGGTAGGAATAAATCTTTTAAGAGAAGGGCTTGATTTACCTGAAGTAAGTCTTGTTGCTATCCTTGATGCAGACAAAGAAGGGTTTTTAAGGTCAACCACATCTTTGATACAAATATCAGGTAGAGCTGCAAGAAGCGTAGATGGTGAAGTAGTAATGTATGCAGACAGAATAACAGATGCTATGAGTATGGCAATAAGCGAAACAGAAAGGAGAAGAAAAAAACAGATTGAATATAATACTGTTAACAATATAGTCCCTCAATCCATCGAAAAACCTATATACAAAAGTGTCACAGAAATTATTAGCGGAAAAACAGAGAAGAAAAGTTCTGTTATCTCTGAAAATGATGAACTTTTTTATGGTAAAAACCTTTTTCAAACTTTAAATAGGTTAGAGAAAAAAATGATGTCAGCAGCAAAAAAACTCGACTTTGAGGAAGCTATATTTTACAGAGAAAAGATTAAAAAGTTAAAAAAAGAGAAGTAA
- a CDS encoding electron transport complex subunit E: MKKTVDFKNFTLGLWKDNPIFYLMLGLCPLLAVSAALKDALGMGVAFIFVLVGSNITVSIIRKIVPEHIRIPVFIVVIATFVTIMDYSLAAFSPQLHKNLGVYLPLMVVNCILLGRAEAFASKNNVINSTLDGLGMGLGFTIAILIIASIREFLGQGTLFGINILGENYLPLLIMIMPPGAFLVIGFLMAIKNSVGGRKKC, from the coding sequence ATGAAAAAGACTGTTGATTTTAAAAATTTCACACTCGGGTTATGGAAAGATAATCCGATATTCTATCTTATGTTAGGGTTATGCCCTCTTTTGGCTGTTTCAGCGGCTCTAAAAGACGCACTCGGAATGGGTGTTGCTTTTATTTTTGTTCTGGTTGGTTCGAATATTACTGTTTCTATTATAAGAAAAATTGTGCCAGAACATATTAGAATACCTGTTTTTATAGTTGTTATTGCAACTTTTGTTACTATAATGGACTATTCTTTGGCAGCGTTTTCTCCCCAACTACATAAAAATCTTGGGGTCTACCTGCCTCTCATGGTTGTTAATTGCATACTTTTAGGTAGAGCCGAAGCCTTTGCTTCAAAAAACAATGTTATAAACTCAACCCTTGATGGTTTAGGTATGGGGTTAGGCTTTACCATTGCAATACTTATTATTGCCTCTATAAGAGAGTTCCTCGGACAAGGAACACTCTTTGGAATAAATATTCTGGGAGAAAATTACCTCCCCTTACTTATAATGATAATGCCACCAGGTGCTTTTCTTGTAATAGGTTTTTTAATGGCAATTAAAAATAGTGTAGGAGGAAGAAAAAAATGTTGA
- a CDS encoding FMN-binding protein — translation MKKKDIIVGIIVLLSITVLSGFLLAQVFNIAEPKISEQKKIDEETLNREIFQDGVTFEQKKIKDIKFTVVHNKDGDLLGRIFDLKATGYGGQILIKAGVDKDLKITGIRILEHTETPGLGSKITDAGFLEQFKDKEDGTIYLKKDNPQGEIDSITGATVSSSAVTEEIRKLQENLKTLNGETQ, via the coding sequence ATGAAAAAGAAAGATATAATAGTTGGTATAATTGTTCTATTATCTATAACAGTATTATCAGGATTTCTTCTTGCTCAGGTTTTTAATATAGCAGAGCCTAAAATATCTGAACAGAAAAAGATAGACGAAGAGACGCTCAACAGAGAAATTTTTCAAGATGGCGTTACGTTTGAACAGAAAAAAATAAAAGATATTAAATTTACAGTTGTACATAATAAGGATGGGGACCTATTGGGAAGAATTTTTGACCTTAAAGCAACTGGATACGGAGGACAAATTTTAATAAAAGCGGGTGTTGATAAAGATTTAAAGATAACAGGTATAAGAATTCTTGAACATACAGAAACACCTGGGCTTGGCTCCAAAATAACAGATGCAGGTTTTCTTGAACAGTTCAAAGATAAAGAAGACGGTACTATATACCTTAAGAAAGATAACCCACAAGGCGAGATAGACTCAATTACAGGTGCAACAGTATCTTCAAGCGCTGTTACAGAAGAGATAAGAAAACTTCAAGAAAACCTAAAAACTCTTAATGGAGAGACACAATGA
- a CDS encoding RnfABCDGE type electron transport complex subunit A, whose amino-acid sequence MLNELNIGFIFLSAFIVNNIVMIKFLGLCSFIGISTNMRSSIGMGIAVVFVTVMACSISWILYNYILVPFNLEYLRTVTFILTIASFVQFEEIIIRKKAPALYKAFGIYLPLITTNCVILASAFLGIDYKFTFLQNLVFAVGVSAGYCFVIILFASMRERLDNAPLPEAFKGVPIAFIMTGLISLVFLGFKGLFKL is encoded by the coding sequence ATGTTGAACGAACTTAATATTGGCTTTATTTTTCTTTCCGCTTTTATAGTAAACAATATAGTTATGATAAAATTTCTTGGGCTATGCTCTTTTATTGGAATATCTACAAATATGAGATCCTCCATAGGTATGGGTATAGCAGTAGTATTTGTCACTGTAATGGCATGCAGTATAAGTTGGATTTTATACAACTATATTCTTGTACCTTTTAATCTTGAATACTTAAGAACAGTAACATTTATATTAACAATTGCTTCTTTTGTTCAATTTGAAGAAATTATTATCAGAAAGAAAGCCCCAGCTCTTTACAAAGCTTTTGGTATATACCTACCTCTAATAACTACTAACTGCGTTATACTTGCCTCTGCTTTTCTTGGTATAGATTATAAGTTTACCTTTTTACAAAACCTTGTATTTGCGGTAGGAGTATCTGCCGGCTACTGTTTTGTGATAATACTTTTTGCTTCTATGAGAGAACGGCTTGACAATGCTCCTTTGCCAGAAGCCTTTAAGGGGGTTCCCATTGCTTTTATAATGACAGGGCTGATAAGTCTTGTCTTCCTTGGGTTTAAGGGACTATTTAAACTATAA
- a CDS encoding RnfABCDGE type electron transport complex subunit D — protein sequence MKQIRCAPHIHSKDSTTKIMISVIVALLPALFGSLYFFGLGVLKVVGVCIISCLLSEILSKKMFGKELRINDGSAMLTGLLLAFTLPPNIPLWIAAFGSFVAIFLTKELFGGIGFNIFNPALTARALLLTSFPVQMTRYVQPFSHLTDATTTATPLAILKEGLNTPLPDSLSMFIGNHAGCIGETSVILLLIGAIFLLSRKIITLHIPLSYILTVGILSYISGQNPVFQIMAGGLILGAFFMATDYVTSPLTNKGKLIFGIGCGIITFLIRQKGGYPEGVAYSILFMNMFVPLIDKFTLPKKFGHIKKVKL from the coding sequence ATGAAACAGATAAGATGTGCTCCACATATACATTCTAAAGATTCTACAACAAAAATAATGATTAGTGTTATTGTTGCTCTTTTACCTGCTCTATTTGGTAGCCTTTATTTCTTTGGGCTGGGTGTATTAAAAGTTGTCGGTGTATGCATAATATCGTGTCTTTTAAGCGAAATATTAAGCAAAAAAATGTTTGGGAAAGAGTTACGCATAAACGATGGTAGCGCAATGTTAACTGGTCTACTTCTTGCCTTTACGTTACCTCCAAATATTCCTTTATGGATAGCAGCATTTGGTAGTTTTGTTGCAATATTTCTTACCAAAGAACTTTTTGGTGGTATAGGTTTTAATATATTTAACCCTGCGCTTACCGCAAGAGCACTACTATTAACATCTTTTCCTGTCCAGATGACAAGATACGTTCAACCTTTTTCACATTTAACAGATGCAACAACAACCGCTACACCTCTTGCTATTTTGAAAGAAGGTTTAAATACACCTCTACCTGATTCTTTAAGTATGTTTATAGGGAACCACGCAGGTTGCATTGGTGAAACAAGCGTAATACTACTACTGATAGGTGCAATTTTTCTACTTTCAAGAAAAATCATTACTCTCCATATTCCTCTTTCATACATTTTAACAGTTGGCATACTATCTTACATATCAGGACAAAATCCCGTTTTTCAAATAATGGCAGGCGGTCTAATTCTTGGTGCTTTCTTTATGGCAACCGATTACGTAACATCTCCTTTAACAAATAAAGGGAAACTCATCTTTGGAATTGGTTGCGGAATAATAACTTTTCTAATACGACAAAAAGGCGGATACCCAGAAGGAGTTGCGTACTCTATTCTGTTTATGAATATGTTTGTTCCACTCATTGATAAATTCACTTTACCAAAAAAATTTGGACATATTAAAAAGGTAAAACTATGA
- a CDS encoding Gfo/Idh/MocA family oxidoreductase: MKKINMGVIGAGGIAYRRTIPGMLKAKNINLTSVMDVVNIEKIANEFSIPKYYKDEKALVDDAEIEAVYIATPVQLHLEQIRYAAEKGKHILCEKPLAKNLKETEEAIKVCKDNGVFLQEGYMMKFHGAHKKMKEIVSAGDIGKIVYMRAQLSCWYPPIDGAWRQDPQQGGGGALIDMATHLYDLLEFISGTKIEQVVALTGNQVHNYKSEDSSTTLLEFSSGAHATIDSFFCIPDEASKTRLEIYGSKGSLLTEGTIGQGSGGNLEGIFNKGVNGYDAGQRKDVALTFKQIPFEEINPYTAECEYFANCIIENIAPETNGGENAIHIMNVTEKAYTSYKEKRILSI; this comes from the coding sequence ATGAAGAAAATAAATATGGGAGTTATTGGGGCAGGCGGTATCGCCTATAGAAGAACTATACCGGGAATGTTGAAAGCAAAAAATATAAACCTTACCTCTGTTATGGATGTAGTAAATATTGAAAAAATAGCCAACGAGTTTAGTATCCCTAAATATTATAAAGACGAAAAAGCACTTGTTGATGACGCAGAGATTGAAGCAGTATATATAGCCACACCTGTACAACTCCATTTAGAACAGATAAGATACGCTGCTGAAAAAGGTAAACATATACTTTGCGAAAAACCTCTTGCAAAAAACCTTAAAGAAACAGAAGAGGCTATTAAAGTTTGTAAAGACAATGGAGTGTTTTTACAAGAAGGGTATATGATGAAATTTCACGGCGCACATAAAAAAATGAAAGAGATTGTCTCTGCAGGTGATATTGGAAAAATAGTATATATGAGAGCTCAACTATCCTGCTGGTATCCACCCATTGATGGAGCGTGGAGACAAGACCCTCAACAAGGTGGTGGTGGAGCGTTGATAGATATGGCTACACATCTTTATGACCTACTTGAATTTATCTCTGGAACAAAAATAGAACAGGTGGTTGCACTAACAGGCAATCAGGTACATAATTACAAATCAGAAGATTCTTCTACCACGCTTTTGGAGTTTTCATCAGGGGCTCATGCTACTATAGATTCTTTTTTCTGTATCCCAGATGAAGCATCAAAGACTCGGCTTGAGATTTATGGTTCTAAAGGTAGTTTACTAACAGAAGGAACCATTGGGCAAGGTAGCGGAGGAAACCTTGAAGGTATTTTTAATAAAGGGGTAAACGGTTATGACGCTGGGCAGAGAAAAGATGTCGCTTTAACATTCAAACAAATTCCCTTTGAAGAAATCAACCCTTATACTGCAGAGTGTGAATATTTTGCAAACTGTATCATTGAAAATATAGCCCCTGAAACAAACGGGGGAGAAAATGCTATCCATATAATGAATGTTACAGAAAAAGCCTACACTTCATATAAAGAAAAAAGAATTCTTTCTATTTAA